AAATACTGGGCAGATTAGCACAGTGCTAAGAAGGAAGAAATGTGACCACCCACAACATCAAGAAGATAAGGTGCTGTTCAAGTTCTGGGCATTTCTTCCATATGTCAGCAACCTTTCATCTAAAGTAGGCGGGATCCTAAGGAAACGTCAAGTTGAAGTAATCTTCTGGTCACTGGTGGAGATTGGTGCCGTTCTCGGTTTGGTAAAAGTTGATCTGGGTCTGCGGAAGACTGAGATCTACAAAATTCCTTGCCAGCGTGGCAAAGCTTGCATCTGTGAAGACACGTGCAGTACACGAAAGATGCATTGAACATGAACGCCACACTCCTCTTTTGCAGCCCAGTAAGTTGGCCGTAGCTGAGCATTGTACCACAGGACacgctatggatttttctgccatGAAAATCTTGGCCCCAGCAAGAattttttgggattcagtaattgaAGAATCTGTGAAAATACACCTAGCACAAAATCTTGTAAATTGTGATGGCAGTTTTCAACTGGACAGGGCTTGGGACCTGGTGATCTCTCTAATTTCTCCTGTGAGAAGACAGTTTAATCATAATGACACGCCTGGTAACATCTGACATCTGGTTTTTAGCAATGAAAGCATTCCGACAGAGGGtggacatgtagttttcacctttatgCGTACGCCTGCGTACCACAGATagaacagtatttgcagagggtGCAGATTTcaatagaggacgctcctgtgacggccGCCAATGCATATGCATTTCCGTGCCAATTTTTGCCATAAAGCCGACATTGGGAACTTGCGGTCTCCAGTGacagacactcacctgaagatgtctgGACGATTACCAGcgaaaatattgtggcaagaaattaacatgatccggctgcaatcctgaaacctcATTGAACATTCAGTACACCTGGAAAACGTCAAGAATCACTCCAACCCCATGTCAGTTAGCTAATCACTGAAACCATTCACTATATGATACTCATTTCACATGGTATATACAATGTAATTGTTCCACAGCATTAATTTTATACGGATACATTCCCAGTTCTGCGGTTATAGACCTTACATGCTGTCATACAAGAAACTTTAGCCTGTTGCAATAATCTCCTAACTGATTTTGTTGGACTCTGCAACATGATGTCCAAAATGTCGTCAAGCTTCTGTTCTGTTGAAATTATGGTGTGCCATGAACTGTACCtattgtctgtattttgtgaattAGGGAAAATTCATTATAAATTGCTGTCTCCTGCACTCCATGAAGTTTCCTCCTGCATGGAAAACCTCTTCCACTAAAAACACTCTCTCTGCAGTAGTAAGCATTCTCGCTACACTCAGCTTACAAAAGAAATGGACAATAACACAACTAACAGCTGCAGTGCACGTGCAACACTACTACCCCCACCCTACAGGTCCACGGAACATGTGCAGACGAGACTTGAACGTTCTGCCAATCATACGCGCTCCACATGGAGAACCTCGCCAATGTGTAGAGACTCTGCAGATGCATGGTATGTCCTGAGTCACTGATAGACTACAAAAATGACTTAATGATAATCTTATCAAATCAGTAcaaattttaatattcttttagAAACATGATCATAACCAGCTAATTAGAACTTTTTAGTGTTGTGATTAATTTTATAATTTCCTTAGGATTGTAGTTGTAAATTAACATATCTTATTGATGCACACAGGCTGAACAATTTAACCTAATAAATCAGTATTTTGTTGTTCATTAGTGGGTGCAATGTTAGTTGCCACTGTAATAGTGATTCAAAAGTGTCACCATTTCTGCCCAGAGCTATTTTCTGGGGGGTCAGTTTCATTTGggtaattatttttgtttcctttttgtgtAACAATATTCCAAGCTGATGTTGCCttattcttagagtgtatttataagaagaagaagatacttAGAGAGACCTCTGGAAGATGTACGACTGTCTTCTTTATATAACATTTTTACTGATGTCTTCAgctgaataaatactttatttactaTAGAGACATTGTTTGTGTAATTCTGTAAGTCAACAGGGAATCAAAGTATGTAAAATAACCTCCACTTATTACAAAGTAGGAAAAgatggattgctacttaccataaagatgacacactggcCCAAACTGGTCGAGTTGGCAGTTATGTGCACATGAGTTACGCTTGATTGTATGAATAAacagtgtgtgtttctctttctggcaaaggctgtggccgaaagctcatGTGTATgtgtctttttaattgtgcctttctACACCTTAagagtgtcatctttatggtaagtaacagtcatcttttcctacattgttgacgtTCCTACCTGGTGTTTCTACCACTTATTTAATTAGATCAGCACAATGGAAGATACTTTTAAgtacattaaaatatttaattctgattaTTCAATTCATATGTAATCCAAAAAGTCACTGTTTTTCAGGCAATACATTTTTTCCAATGTAGTTGGAAAGGGAGATATTTAATGCCATGCTGGTAGCAAGCACTATGCATTATGTAAGGCTACCAGCACTTTTACATTGAATAAAAATTTCAATTTAGCTTTTTGGATGAAGAATCAAGTTTCTAAAGAACATTGTTCTAGTCCATCCAGAATTGTTTTTCCTCAAATGTGTGTAATTCCTGCCAGATACTGACCTCTGTGAAGAAGGTCTTCATTGAAGACTGTCAGAGAGCAGTGAATTCCATGATATACAGTTTTGGCATGAAGGATACAAAGAGAAGAAGATTCACACCACTTTACTGGAGAGTCTTGATTTTCTGATTTCACCTTTGCATAAATGAAGCCAAATTGCTAATCACTGTTTTTTTTGATAAATCTGTTAATGAAACAGAAAGAGTTCTGGTGCAAGTGTTAGAACAGTTTATACAAATAAATGAATATTTCACAGTAAGTATCAACATGTAGAGTTGGTTAAACACTCATTCTGATTTTTTAAATTGAACATCTATTTTACGGTGCTGCAACGCACCTAAACATAACTGTACCATTAAAAAAAAGGCCATCTTGTAATTTTTCATGGGTTACAATTATCAAGAGTATGAGTCATGTTTGTTTGTTTCAGGTACAATAAAACAGAAGGACTGCAACATGGAAGTGAAGACATGATgcattttacgcatcttctcattgAAGCAAAAAGTAAATATTCTCCAAATTTGAAACCATACATAAAAACACATGAAATTTTGGATTCAGTAGAAGGATTTTCACAGATTATGTTTAACTATAACACATTTCCACCCATAAAGATAAAGACAAAACCCATGATATTCAttctgaagaagaaattgaagagtgATATATATGAACGACAATACAGATCCCTTGAAATTGGTGAAGCTACCTTAGTAACTGAAGATGCCTTCTTTGAAGATATGCAGTTAGAAAATCAGGAAGCTATTGCATTTGATGAAGAGTCAGATGTATCTGAAATTGATGAAGAGTTAGAAGTCAAAGGTCTGAGTGAGTCACCTGAAACAGATGAGCTTCGGAAAAGTGATGGCGATATTGAAGATGACAAACGTGTAAATATAGAAGCTGTTTTAGAAACTCCAACAAGACATGTGACTGAAGAACAGTCAGAAGCTACAACAGGTGAACTaggcaagaggacagacattccaGCTACACAAGAAGATAAGAGAAAtctgaaaattaaagaaaatattaaaaaaataattgagaAATATAAAACAAAAGATAAATCACAAGGAGATATGCCACAAAAACAGAAATCTGCATCAAAAGACATAACAGCAGATGAAATCAGCAAAGCACAGGATATACAACATCAAATGGAACTGGAATTCAAAGCTGACAGTTTTCTTCAGAACCCTGAGAGTTCTGTAGAAAATGTAAGGAATGTGAATAGAGAAGCTGTCGTGACAGGTTACAGTGCAAAAGAAAATGGAGAGTTGCATACAAAGCGAGAGCTAAAAAGAAAACTTGTTCGTGAAAAACTAAAATTAGCTAAAAAGATTACCACTACTGAAGAAATGATTACAGATGTTGCACAAGATGAAACTCAAGAGCCTATGACTGAAACTGAAATCAATTTTCAGGCTGATTTGCTAAAGCAGAGTGTGGAGGACAAAGGTGAAGAACCAAAGACACCTTctaatgaaataaaacaatattttgaaaCACCTCCTGTCGGACGAATAAAACGATCAGCCCGCCAAACAACTTCTGCAGGCCAGCCCTCTGAAGCAGTAAAAGATACAACTTACAAATCAGAGAGTGTAGTGGTCAAAACTGAAAACCATTCTGTGGGTGATGGGATGGAATCAAAAATCATGGAAAGAAGAGCAAAACTTAAAAATCTAATTAAGAAATTGGAACGTATGAATGACAAAGCACGTAAGACAGATACTGAAAGTGAAATTGACAGAACTGAAGGGGAAACAGTTGTGCCCGAAGAAACTTCATATGAAGCTGGTAGTGGATCTGAAAAGACAAATCATTCAGAAGAAATCATTCTCCAACCAGATGAAATGAAACAGAGCAGTCTTAGCAAAAGTGTAAAGCATTATATCAAGAAAAAAGttcaagaagagaaactgaagttgCCTTCCACAGCTATTGATAATTCACATCTGAAAGCTGCTGCCTTAAAAAAGGATTTGCAATTGGAGAGCAAAGATTTTGAGATTGCAACAGAGCAAGCTATTTCAGTCCCAGATGTTATTAGTGGGGACACTGCTGATACAGCTGTCAAAGATGAGCATAGAAACAGTGAGAAAATAGCAGATGAAAAGCAACTTGACTTGAAAATTGGTGGTATGCCAGTAACTAgctttgaaaaacaaaaagaagaaattacagGAAAAGGTTATTTTAAAGAAGCAACTGATACTGTACCACCTGACACTGGCCCCCAGAAAGCtaacaagaaaaggaaaaagttAAAAGTAGATATATCTGTAACAGATTCTTTGTCAAAAGTCATTGCGGACCAACTGTCTCAGGACGACGAAGTCACATCTGCTATAGATAAAAAT
This DNA window, taken from Schistocerca piceifrons isolate TAMUIC-IGC-003096 chromosome 4, iqSchPice1.1, whole genome shotgun sequence, encodes the following:
- the LOC124794826 gene encoding probable Dol-P-Man:Man(7)GlcNAc(2)-PP-Dol alpha-1,6-mannosyltransferase codes for the protein MDQILVLVALIHLLYCPYTKVEESFNLQATHDILFHGFNFTKYDHHEFPGVVPRTFIGPIIISVLSSPVVLIIHILGLSKFWAQYVVRAALGLCVLGAFRVFQNTIQSEFGQQFTRWFVAIVVSQYHFMYYLSRPLPNIMALPLVLLALHSWIRQNHVNFISFSAAAIIIFRAELALFLGILLLSDVIFRKISPLRVIQIGVPVGLIFLSLSVLVDSVFWNRLLWPEGEVLYFNTVLNKSHEWGTSPFLWYFYSAIPRAMAFSVFLVPIGAYYDERVRKLILPAIVFVFLFSFLPHKELRFIIYVFPFLNIAAASACHRIWENRAKSAFHSVMALGVASHLLLNAAFSLFLLCIAGTNYPGGAAIARLHRLEKDEPYVNVHIDVLTAQTGVSRFTQIRSHWRYNKTEGLQHGSEDMMHFTHLLIEAKSKYSPNLKPYIKTHEILDSVEGFSQIMFNYNTFPPIKIKTKPMIFILKKKLKSDIYERQYRSLEIGEATLVTEDAFFEDMQLENQEAIAFDEESDVSEIDEELEVKGLSESPETDELRKSDGDIEDDKRVNIEAVLETPTRHVTEEQSEATTGELGKRTDIPATQEDKRNLKIKENIKKIIEKYKTKDKSQGDMPQKQKSASKDITADEISKAQDIQHQMELEFKADSFLQNPESSVENVRNVNREAVVTGYSAKENGELHTKRELKRKLVREKLKLAKKITTTEEMITDVAQDETQEPMTETEINFQADLLKQSVEDKGEEPKTPSNEIKQYFETPPVGRIKRSARQTTSAGQPSEAVKDTTYKSESVVVKTENHSVGDGMESKIMERRAKLKNLIKKLERMNDKARKTDTESEIDRTEGETVVPEETSYEAGSGSEKTNHSEEIILQPDEMKQSSLSKSVKHYIKKKVQEEKLKLPSTAIDNSHLKAAALKKDLQLESKDFEIATEQAISVPDVISGDTADTAVKDEHRNSEKIADEKQLDLKIGGMPVTSFEKQKEEITGKGYFKEATDTVPPDTGPQKANKKRKKLKVDISVTDSLSKVIADQLSQDDEVTSAIDKNTEESKVISTQEAGKEKLLSEQTKAENVASKEYVLEPTNLVVDHQIEAESISERTDVPESGVSKDSKRSKTSNTSTK